The following proteins come from a genomic window of Geothermobacter hydrogeniphilus:
- a CDS encoding TAXI family TRAP transporter solute-binding subunit — protein MPRRVHFPTFILLLFLMMGCDSQQQTILIGGGPSGGTFQGYAEALQEVTSTVAPKRQWRVESSAGSIGNLEDLDAGRLDLAMVYAGDAWLGRRGQLPDEASSFENVRALGRLYGAAAQLVVAESSAISQLSDLIGKRVAIGNPGSGTALAARRFFSSVGLWQRIVPIHVGFSMGLGELERGSVEAVWLVVGYPNRALVTAAENRPLRFIDLFSEARESGFFRQFPFYTEKIIPPATYPGQVRRVWTFEDSALLAARADLDADLVYRLLQRLYADAGMEAMAERHPIGRQLDRRLGLNGIRIPLHPGAERFWRGQGML, from the coding sequence GTGCCGCGTCGGGTTCACTTTCCGACATTCATTCTGCTGTTGTTTCTGATGATGGGCTGTGATTCACAGCAGCAAACCATTCTCATCGGCGGCGGTCCGTCCGGCGGCACCTTCCAGGGTTATGCCGAAGCGCTGCAGGAGGTGACCTCGACCGTTGCGCCGAAGCGGCAGTGGCGGGTTGAATCCTCGGCCGGATCGATCGGCAACCTCGAAGATCTCGATGCCGGCCGCCTTGATCTCGCCATGGTCTACGCCGGCGACGCCTGGCTCGGTCGCCGGGGACAACTGCCGGACGAGGCGTCGTCGTTCGAGAATGTTCGCGCCCTCGGTCGCCTTTACGGTGCCGCGGCACAACTGGTGGTCGCCGAGTCAAGCGCCATAAGCCAGCTCAGTGACCTGATCGGCAAACGGGTCGCCATCGGCAACCCCGGTTCCGGAACAGCGCTGGCCGCGCGGCGTTTCTTCTCCAGTGTCGGCCTGTGGCAGCGGATCGTACCGATTCATGTCGGTTTCAGCATGGGGCTCGGCGAGTTGGAGCGGGGCAGCGTCGAGGCGGTCTGGCTGGTGGTCGGCTATCCCAACCGGGCCCTGGTCACTGCGGCGGAAAACCGGCCGCTGCGTTTCATCGATCTCTTTTCCGAGGCCCGCGAAAGCGGTTTTTTCCGCCAGTTTCCTTTCTATACCGAAAAGATCATCCCCCCGGCAACCTATCCCGGGCAGGTGCGGCGCGTCTGGACTTTTGAGGATTCGGCGCTGCTCGCGGCCCGGGCCGATCTTGATGCTGACCTGGTCTACCGGCTGCTGCAGAGGCTCTATGCCGATGCCGGGATGGAGGCGATGGCGGAACGGCATCCGATCGGCAGGCAGCTTGACCGCCGGCTCGGTCTGAACGGCATCCGCATCCCTCTCCATCCCGGCGCCGAGCGTTTCTGGCGCGGACAGGGGATGCTCTGA
- the nth gene encoding endonuclease III yields MRTLTGRDAAIVLLERLEQVYPEAECALNYRNPWQLLVATMLSAQCTDVRVNLVTPSLFERFPSPEAMADADLVEVEALIRSTGFFRNKAKNLISCAAILSTEHDGEVPADLEQLVALPGVGRKTANVVLGNAFGIPGMVVDTHVKRLAGRFGWTRAEDPVKIEKDLQQLLPEERWTRTGHTLIAHGRALCKAPTPVCSACPIADGCPRRGVTCSK; encoded by the coding sequence ATGAGAACCCTGACCGGGCGTGATGCCGCGATTGTTCTGCTCGAACGTCTGGAGCAGGTGTATCCGGAAGCGGAGTGCGCGCTGAATTATCGCAACCCGTGGCAGCTGCTGGTTGCCACCATGTTGTCGGCGCAGTGTACTGATGTGCGTGTCAACCTGGTGACACCGTCGCTGTTTGAACGTTTCCCCTCCCCGGAGGCCATGGCGGATGCCGACCTGGTCGAAGTGGAAGCGCTGATCCGTTCCACCGGGTTCTTTCGCAACAAGGCGAAAAACCTGATCAGCTGCGCCGCCATTCTGAGTACCGAACATGACGGAGAGGTGCCGGCCGACCTTGAACAACTGGTTGCCCTGCCGGGGGTCGGCCGCAAGACCGCCAACGTGGTCCTCGGCAACGCCTTCGGTATCCCCGGCATGGTGGTTGATACCCATGTCAAACGTCTGGCCGGGCGCTTCGGTTGGACGCGGGCCGAAGACCCGGTTAAAATTGAAAAGGACTTGCAGCAGTTGCTGCCGGAGGAGCGCTGGACGCGGACCGGCCATACCCTGATAGCCCACGGTCGGGCCCTGTGCAAGGCGCCGACGCCGGTCTGCAGCGCCTGTCCGATCGCGGATGGCTGCCCGCGACGGGGAGTTACGTGCAGCAAATAA
- a CDS encoding endonuclease/exonuclease/phosphatase family protein encodes MDSCRILEVIADAAPDIVALQGINTDGPGNPLQTLGKRLGMSCFSQQGENANAFLSYYPLSGVREFDLGGDGRCLRADLELHGRRLHLFNVCLTLQPRIRQQQVASLLGPDLLGSRELVCPTLVLGDFADCGWGPGNLNLAMLLRKARRPLWRGTYPARLPLFGRDRAYLRGELRILESSIPYFGVARHASNHLPLILTVQISDPRRYLRADERSSRRMEVIVPG; translated from the coding sequence ATGGATTCATGTCGCATTCTCGAAGTGATCGCCGATGCCGCGCCCGATATCGTCGCCTTGCAGGGGATCAATACTGATGGCCCCGGCAACCCGTTGCAGACCCTCGGCAAGCGGCTGGGAATGTCCTGTTTCAGTCAGCAGGGGGAAAATGCAAATGCCTTTCTTTCCTACTATCCCTTAAGTGGAGTGCGAGAATTTGATCTCGGCGGGGATGGCCGCTGCCTGCGTGCCGACCTTGAGCTGCACGGCCGGCGTCTCCACCTGTTCAATGTCTGTTTGACCCTGCAGCCCCGGATCCGTCAGCAGCAGGTCGCGAGCCTGCTCGGGCCCGACCTGTTGGGCAGCCGCGAACTGGTCTGTCCGACTCTGGTGCTGGGGGACTTCGCCGATTGCGGCTGGGGGCCGGGCAATCTCAACCTGGCAATGCTGCTGCGCAAAGCTCGGCGCCCCCTGTGGCGCGGTACCTATCCGGCCCGGTTGCCGTTGTTCGGCCGCGACCGCGCTTACCTGCGGGGAGAATTACGCATCCTGGAATCCTCGATTCCCTACTTCGGGGTGGCCCGTCATGCCTCAAACCATCTGCCGCTGATTCTGACGGTGCAGATCAGTGATCCGCGTCGTTACCTGAGGGCCGATGAGAGATCTTCGCGGCGGATGGAGGTTATTGTTCCGGGTTGA
- a CDS encoding peptidylprolyl isomerase codes for MKKLVLLLIILTLASPALAGTRVLMTTSLGTITLDLDEARAPETVKNFLAYADAGFYDGTIFHRVIKGFMIQGGGFDTALKRKATRPPIRNEAGNGLENVRGTIAMARTNVVDSATSQFFINLVDNDFLNHRGNDARGFGYAVFGKVVDGMDIVDRIARVPTEQRGGPFANLPRQQVVIKSIRRAE; via the coding sequence ATGAAAAAACTTGTTCTGCTGCTGATTATTTTGACTCTTGCCTCACCGGCGCTGGCCGGGACCCGGGTGCTGATGACGACCAGCCTCGGAACCATAACCCTCGATCTCGATGAAGCCAGGGCGCCGGAGACCGTGAAAAATTTTCTTGCCTATGCCGACGCGGGCTTCTACGACGGCACCATTTTTCACCGGGTCATCAAGGGATTCATGATCCAGGGCGGCGGTTTTGATACCGCCCTGAAGCGCAAGGCGACCCGGCCGCCGATCAGAAACGAGGCCGGCAACGGCCTGGAAAATGTTCGCGGAACCATCGCCATGGCCCGAACCAATGTGGTCGACTCGGCCACCAGCCAGTTTTTCATCAATCTGGTGGATAATGATTTTCTCAATCATCGCGGCAATGACGCGCGCGGTTTCGGCTACGCGGTTTTCGGCAAGGTGGTGGACGGAATGGATATCGTTGACCGCATTGCCCGGGTGCCGACCGAACAACGCGGGGGGCCGTTCGCCAATCTGCCGCGGCAGCAGGTGGTGATCAAAAGTATCCGCCGCGCCGAATGA
- a CDS encoding NAD(P)H-dependent glycerol-3-phosphate dehydrogenase, with protein MKIGVLGAGSWGTTLAHLLAGVGHQVCLWVYEKDLAERLPARRENDLYLPGVQLAETLSYSNDIGTATADAELLLLVPPSQVLRRVFTAALPYLSPRSLVVSASKGIENDSLQLMSEVLEDVAGTEILQRSAFLSGPSFAREVAAEMPTAVAVAALDDAVAGQVQAAFSSDAFRVYTNNDIVGVELGGALKNVIALAAGVSDGLGFGHNTRAALITRGLAEITRIGLAKGAVQSTFSGLAGMGDLVLTCTGDLSRNRTVGMELGRGRSLDDILSGMQMVAEGVKTTLSARQLAQKLGIDAPIVEQMYQILYQDKSARQAVIDLMQRDLKAE; from the coding sequence ATGAAGATTGGAGTTCTCGGGGCCGGCAGCTGGGGAACGACCCTGGCCCATCTGCTGGCCGGGGTTGGCCACCAGGTCTGCCTCTGGGTGTATGAAAAAGATCTCGCCGAACGTCTGCCGGCACGTCGTGAAAATGACCTCTATCTGCCGGGAGTTCAGCTTGCCGAGACGCTCTCCTACAGCAATGATATCGGCACCGCGACCGCGGATGCCGAACTGCTGTTGCTGGTGCCGCCGAGCCAGGTGCTGCGCCGGGTGTTCACTGCCGCGCTGCCGTACCTGTCACCGCGGTCCCTGGTCGTCTCCGCGTCCAAGGGAATTGAAAATGACAGCCTGCAGCTGATGTCGGAGGTGCTGGAGGATGTCGCCGGTACGGAGATCCTCCAGCGCAGCGCTTTTCTCTCCGGTCCTTCCTTTGCCCGCGAGGTGGCTGCCGAAATGCCGACCGCGGTTGCCGTGGCGGCTCTCGACGACGCGGTCGCCGGGCAGGTCCAGGCGGCCTTCAGCAGTGACGCTTTCCGGGTTTATACCAACAACGATATCGTCGGGGTCGAACTCGGCGGGGCGTTGAAAAATGTGATTGCCCTGGCGGCCGGGGTGTCTGACGGCCTCGGCTTCGGTCATAATACCCGGGCGGCGCTGATCACCCGCGGACTGGCCGAAATAACCCGTATCGGACTGGCCAAGGGCGCGGTCCAGTCGACCTTTTCCGGTCTCGCCGGCATGGGCGACCTGGTCCTGACCTGTACCGGCGACCTGTCGCGCAACCGGACCGTCGGCATGGAACTCGGTCGCGGTCGCAGTCTGGATGACATTCTTTCCGGCATGCAGATGGTCGCCGAAGGGGTCAAAACCACCCTCTCGGCCCGCCAACTGGCGCAAAAGCTCGGTATTGACGCGCCGATTGTCGAACAGATGTACCAGATTCTCTACCAGGACAAATCGGCCCGCCAGGCGGTCATCGACCTGATGCAGAGAGATCTGAAAGCCGAATAG
- a CDS encoding tetratricopeptide repeat protein has translation MKIRQLKNRLLKEERRRRTNSPRRRRLRRALLLGLLLLTALAVFCWNQRDAINLYRYHQAETLARQGDYGAAVNDLQQLAAAVSDSPLAPRSLLLAGQLLEFNLRQYQQALLVYLRLVRDFPRAQQAVAAQRRAAAIYKQRLHEYSSALTLLQRLVDAGVDDADQIRYQIADCYFLLENYEQARIEFESLLKSDPESELLPEVQYRVGMTYLLDELPDKAAAAFAEGIRRWPGNRFALESRFALAGIYEQRDELRKALAELKKLQGHYPEAKVLEHRIKQVRRRMAKKKKAI, from the coding sequence TTGAAGATACGTCAGCTGAAGAACCGGCTGCTGAAGGAGGAACGCCGGCGGCGGACGAATAGCCCGCGCCGGCGACGACTGCGCCGGGCACTGTTGCTCGGCCTGCTGTTGTTGACTGCCCTCGCGGTATTCTGCTGGAATCAGCGGGATGCTATCAATCTCTACCGCTATCATCAGGCCGAGACCCTAGCGCGGCAGGGTGATTACGGCGCGGCGGTCAACGATCTTCAGCAACTGGCCGCCGCGGTTTCCGATTCACCGCTGGCGCCGCGTTCACTGCTTCTCGCCGGGCAGTTGCTGGAATTCAACCTCCGGCAGTATCAGCAGGCGCTGCTGGTCTACCTGCGCCTGGTGCGGGATTTTCCCCGGGCACAGCAGGCGGTTGCTGCCCAGCGCCGGGCAGCGGCGATCTACAAGCAGCGATTGCATGAATATTCCAGTGCCCTGACCCTGCTGCAGCGGCTGGTCGATGCCGGGGTCGACGACGCGGACCAGATCCGTTACCAGATCGCCGACTGTTATTTCCTGCTGGAAAACTATGAGCAGGCGCGCATCGAGTTCGAATCTCTGCTGAAATCCGACCCTGAAAGCGAGCTGCTGCCCGAAGTTCAGTACCGGGTTGGTATGACCTACCTGCTGGATGAACTGCCGGACAAGGCGGCCGCCGCCTTCGCCGAAGGCATACGGCGTTGGCCCGGCAACCGTTTTGCCCTTGAGTCCCGTTTTGCTCTTGCCGGCATCTATGAACAGCGGGACGAGTTGCGCAAGGCTTTGGCCGAGTTGAAGAAACTGCAGGGACATTATCCTGAAGCCAAGGTTCTGGAACATCGCATCAAGCAGGTCCGCCGGCGCATGGCGAAGAAAAAGAAAGCCATTTAG
- the gyrA gene encoding DNA gyrase subunit A, translating into MLSDQNRVTVNIEDEMRKSYMDYAMSVIIGRALPDVRDGLKPVHRRVLFAMNELGNDYNKPYKKSARVVGDVIGKFHPHGDSAVYDTIVRLAQDFSMRYPLVDGQGNFGSIDGDSAAAMRYTEIRMNRLAHELLADIDRETVDFGPNYDDSLQEPLVLPCKFPNLLVNGSEGIAVGMATKIPPHNLTEVIDGLIEIIDNPKIHFDELISRITGPDFPTGAFILGREGIHEAYRTGRGIVQMRARALVEKDRRTGREAIIVTEIPYQVNKARLIEKIADLVKDKKIEGISDLRDESDRDGMRIVIELKRDTIPQVILNQLYKMTAMQSSFGIIMLAIVNGQPRVMTLREILDKFIEHRKEIVTRRTIFELKKAEARAHILEGLKIALDNLDEVIELIKTSASPAVAKGRLIERFGLSAIQAQAILDMRLHRLTGLERDKIIAEYEEIMALIKRLKEILASEIEILKIIKTELGEIRERYGDERRTEIIEKTGDLSIEDLIVEEDMVVTVSHGGYIKRNAVSLYRAQRRGGKGKTGMRPKEEDFVENLFIASTHSYILVFTDKGKVYWLKVHEIPQGGRASRGKAIVNLLQVENGEKVCTILPVKDFEEGKFIVTATANGIIKKTELMAYSNPRAGGIIALTIDEDDELIEARLTDGSMDLILASRHGKSIRFPESDVRSMGRPARGVRGMNLEANDRVIGMQAVTENTVMALVTVTENGYGKRTDITEYRVQSRGGKGIITIKTSERNGEVVAIRLVDEQADLMLITDRGKLLRTRIADIRQIGRNTQGVRLMVLENGERIVAVAKLAEKDEDEVEDTSAEEPAAEGGTPAADE; encoded by the coding sequence ATGCTTTCCGATCAGAATCGGGTCACTGTCAATATTGAAGACGAAATGCGCAAGTCCTATATGGACTATGCCATGAGCGTCATTATCGGCCGGGCGCTGCCGGATGTACGCGACGGACTCAAACCGGTCCATCGCCGGGTGCTGTTCGCCATGAACGAACTCGGCAACGACTACAACAAGCCCTACAAGAAGTCGGCCCGCGTGGTTGGCGACGTCATCGGTAAATTTCATCCCCACGGTGATTCGGCGGTTTACGACACCATTGTCCGCCTGGCGCAGGATTTTTCCATGCGCTACCCGCTGGTCGACGGTCAGGGCAACTTCGGTTCCATCGACGGCGATTCCGCCGCCGCCATGCGTTACACCGAAATACGCATGAACCGTCTGGCTCACGAACTGCTGGCCGACATCGACAGGGAAACGGTCGATTTCGGGCCCAACTATGATGATTCACTGCAGGAACCGCTGGTACTGCCGTGCAAGTTTCCCAACCTGCTGGTCAATGGTTCGGAAGGGATCGCGGTCGGCATGGCCACCAAGATTCCGCCGCACAACCTCACTGAGGTGATCGACGGACTGATCGAGATCATCGACAATCCGAAAATCCATTTTGACGAATTGATCTCCCGAATCACCGGCCCCGATTTCCCGACCGGCGCATTCATTCTCGGCAGGGAAGGAATCCACGAAGCTTACCGTACTGGTCGCGGCATCGTGCAGATGCGTGCCCGGGCGCTGGTTGAAAAGGACCGCCGCACCGGCCGTGAGGCGATCATCGTCACCGAGATTCCCTACCAGGTCAACAAGGCGCGACTGATCGAGAAGATCGCCGACCTGGTCAAGGACAAGAAAATCGAGGGTATTTCCGACCTGCGCGACGAGTCGGATCGTGACGGCATGCGCATCGTCATCGAGCTGAAACGGGACACCATTCCCCAGGTGATTCTCAACCAGCTCTACAAGATGACGGCGATGCAGAGCAGTTTCGGCATCATCATGCTGGCCATCGTCAACGGTCAGCCGCGCGTCATGACCCTGCGCGAAATTCTCGACAAGTTCATTGAACATCGCAAGGAGATCGTCACCCGTCGTACCATCTTTGAACTGAAGAAGGCCGAGGCCCGGGCTCATATCCTCGAAGGTCTGAAGATCGCTCTTGACAACCTTGACGAGGTGATCGAACTGATCAAGACCTCAGCCAGTCCGGCGGTGGCCAAGGGGCGGTTGATTGAGCGCTTCGGCCTCTCCGCGATCCAGGCCCAGGCGATTCTCGATATGCGCCTGCATCGTCTGACCGGGCTGGAGCGGGACAAGATCATTGCCGAGTACGAGGAAATCATGGCCCTGATCAAGCGGCTCAAGGAAATCCTCGCTTCGGAAATTGAAATTCTCAAGATCATCAAGACTGAACTGGGCGAGATCAGGGAACGTTACGGTGATGAACGGCGAACCGAAATCATCGAGAAAACCGGTGACCTCTCCATCGAGGATCTGATTGTCGAAGAGGATATGGTGGTCACCGTCTCCCACGGCGGCTACATCAAGCGCAACGCCGTGTCCCTCTACCGCGCCCAGCGGCGCGGCGGCAAGGGCAAGACCGGAATGCGGCCCAAGGAAGAGGATTTTGTCGAGAACCTGTTCATCGCCTCGACCCATTCCTACATCCTGGTCTTCACTGACAAGGGCAAGGTCTACTGGCTCAAGGTCCACGAGATACCGCAGGGCGGCCGCGCTTCGCGCGGCAAGGCGATCGTCAACCTGCTGCAGGTTGAAAACGGTGAAAAGGTCTGCACCATTCTGCCGGTCAAGGATTTCGAAGAAGGCAAATTCATCGTCACCGCCACCGCCAACGGCATCATCAAGAAAACCGAATTGATGGCCTACTCCAATCCACGCGCTGGCGGTATTATCGCCCTGACCATCGACGAGGATGACGAACTGATCGAAGCCCGGCTGACCGACGGCAGCATGGATCTGATTCTCGCCAGTCGGCACGGCAAGTCGATCCGTTTTCCTGAAAGCGATGTGCGTTCCATGGGACGACCGGCACGCGGGGTGCGCGGCATGAACCTGGAAGCGAATGACCGGGTGATCGGCATGCAGGCGGTGACCGAGAATACCGTCATGGCCCTGGTCACGGTCACCGAGAACGGCTATGGCAAGCGCACCGATATCACCGAATACCGGGTGCAGAGTCGCGGCGGTAAGGGCATCATCACCATCAAGACCTCCGAGCGCAACGGTGAAGTGGTTGCCATCCGCCTGGTCGATGAACAAGCCGACCTGATGCTGATTACCGACCGCGGCAAGCTGTTGCGTACCCGGATTGCCGATATCCGCCAGATCGGTCGCAACACCCAGGGGGTACGACTGATGGTGCTTGAGAACGGAGAACGCATCGTGGCGGTGGCCAAGCTGGCCGAAAAGGATGAAGACGAAGTTGAAGATACGTCAGCTGAAGAACCGGCTGCTGAAGGAGGAACGCCGGCGGCGGACGAATAG
- the gyrB gene encoding DNA topoisomerase (ATP-hydrolyzing) subunit B — protein MTEQGHEGYQADSIQVLEGLEAVRKRPAMYIGSTAVNGLHHLVYEVVDNSIDEALANYCDDIVVTLHIDNSCTVEDNGRGIPVDMHSGQNKSAAEVVMTVLHAGGKFDDKGEGAYKVSGGLHGVGVSVVNALSSHLELEIRRDGFVWSQSYDRGVPNGPLTKGKETRLHGTKVTFWPDAEIFETTEFSFEILSRRLRELAFLNAGVKIRIIDERTDPEKEHTFQYEGGIASFVEYLNRAKNSLHPHPIYIHGEKDNCDVEIAIQYNDGYDEKIFSFTNNINTHEGGTHLSGFKAALTRTLNTYATANNLLKNLKTTISGDDLREGMAAVISVKIPDPQFEGQTKTKLGNSEVKGHVETLMNEKLAEFLEENPAVAKKILEKGIEAARAREAARKARDLTRRKGVLDSLALPGKLADCQEKDPALCEVYLVEGDSAGGSAKQGRDRRYQAILPLKGKILNVEKARFDKMLTSQEIRTMITAMGTGIGKDDFSIEKLRYHRIIIMTDADVDGSHIRTLLLTFFFRQMPEVVERGYLYIAQPPLYKVKRGKKEIYLKDEPALQEYLLNEGVEGMSVELPGDGKTLRGKQIVPTLRNIIEFRDLFNRKVHKGINPELLRIFVEGKIQNGFRDMEDLTPLAEKLKAFEPRAEYLVLNDPPRILFTLGTTRARVDRNVLELIATHEYKLLLQAYRQVENLIPSGEAVISSEKGEEARVESSGELLDYFLARARKGQYIQRYKGLGEMNPEQLWETTMDPEKRVLLQVKVEDAVMADEIFTVLMGDQVEPRREFIETNALNVSNLDI, from the coding sequence ATGACAGAACAAGGGCATGAAGGTTACCAGGCCGACAGTATCCAGGTGCTGGAAGGACTGGAGGCCGTCCGTAAAAGGCCGGCCATGTATATCGGTTCGACCGCGGTCAACGGTCTGCATCACCTGGTCTATGAAGTTGTTGACAATTCCATCGACGAAGCTTTGGCCAACTATTGTGACGATATCGTCGTCACCCTGCATATCGATAACTCCTGCACCGTTGAAGACAATGGACGCGGTATTCCGGTCGACATGCATTCAGGCCAGAATAAATCGGCGGCCGAAGTGGTCATGACCGTGCTGCATGCCGGCGGCAAATTCGATGACAAAGGAGAGGGTGCCTACAAGGTTTCCGGCGGTCTGCACGGCGTCGGGGTCTCGGTGGTCAATGCCCTCTCTTCCCACCTGGAACTGGAAATCCGCCGTGACGGCTTTGTCTGGTCGCAGAGCTACGATCGCGGGGTACCGAATGGGCCGTTGACCAAGGGGAAGGAGACCAGGCTGCACGGCACCAAGGTGACGTTCTGGCCCGACGCGGAAATTTTCGAAACCACTGAATTTTCCTTTGAAATTCTCTCCCGGAGACTGCGTGAACTGGCGTTTCTCAACGCCGGAGTCAAGATCCGCATCATTGATGAACGAACGGATCCGGAAAAGGAGCATACCTTCCAGTATGAAGGCGGCATCGCCTCTTTTGTCGAATATCTCAACCGGGCCAAAAACTCCCTGCATCCCCATCCCATCTACATTCACGGGGAGAAGGACAACTGTGATGTCGAGATCGCCATCCAGTACAACGACGGCTATGATGAGAAAATTTTTTCCTTCACCAATAATATCAACACCCATGAAGGAGGCACCCATCTCTCCGGTTTCAAGGCGGCCTTGACGCGAACCCTCAATACCTACGCCACCGCCAACAATCTGCTGAAAAATCTCAAGACCACCATTTCCGGCGATGACCTTCGCGAGGGCATGGCGGCCGTCATTTCAGTCAAGATTCCCGATCCGCAGTTCGAAGGCCAGACCAAGACCAAGCTCGGCAATTCGGAAGTCAAGGGACATGTCGAGACCCTGATGAACGAGAAGTTGGCTGAGTTCCTGGAAGAAAACCCGGCGGTAGCCAAAAAAATTCTGGAGAAGGGGATCGAAGCGGCGCGGGCCCGTGAAGCGGCACGCAAAGCCCGCGATCTGACCCGTCGCAAGGGAGTTCTCGATTCTCTGGCGCTGCCGGGCAAACTGGCTGATTGCCAGGAAAAGGACCCGGCGCTGTGTGAAGTCTATCTGGTCGAGGGCGATTCCGCCGGCGGTTCGGCCAAGCAGGGGCGTGACCGCCGCTACCAGGCAATCCTGCCGCTGAAAGGCAAGATCCTCAATGTCGAGAAGGCGCGCTTCGACAAGATGCTGACCTCCCAGGAAATTCGCACCATGATCACCGCCATGGGAACCGGGATCGGCAAGGATGACTTTTCCATCGAAAAACTGCGCTATCATCGCATCATCATCATGACTGACGCCGATGTCGACGGTTCGCATATCCGCACTCTGCTGCTGACGTTCTTCTTCCGCCAGATGCCGGAAGTTGTGGAACGGGGCTATCTCTACATCGCCCAGCCGCCGCTCTACAAGGTCAAACGCGGCAAGAAGGAGATCTACCTGAAGGACGAACCGGCATTGCAGGAATACCTGCTCAACGAGGGAGTCGAAGGCATGAGTGTCGAACTTCCCGGTGATGGCAAGACCCTGCGCGGCAAGCAGATCGTGCCGACTTTGCGCAACATCATTGAATTCCGCGATCTCTTCAATCGCAAGGTCCATAAGGGGATCAATCCGGAACTGCTGCGGATTTTTGTCGAGGGCAAGATCCAGAACGGCTTCCGCGACATGGAGGATCTGACCCCGCTGGCGGAAAAACTGAAGGCGTTCGAACCGCGCGCCGAATATCTGGTGCTGAATGATCCGCCGCGGATTCTCTTTACTTTAGGGACCACCAGGGCGCGCGTCGATCGGAATGTCCTGGAACTGATCGCCACCCACGAATACAAACTGTTGCTGCAGGCCTATCGCCAGGTGGAAAATCTGATTCCGTCCGGTGAAGCGGTCATCAGTAGTGAAAAAGGGGAAGAGGCACGGGTGGAGAGCAGCGGCGAATTGCTCGACTATTTCCTTGCCCGGGCTCGCAAGGGGCAGTATATCCAGCGCTACAAGGGTCTCGGTGAGATGAATCCCGAACAGCTGTGGGAAACCACCATGGATCCGGAAAAACGGGTCCTGCTGCAGGTCAAGGTCGAAGATGCTGTTATGGCCGACGAGATTTTCACGGTGCTGATGGGGGATCAGGTTGAACCGCGCCGCGAGTTCATCGAAACCAACGCCCTGAATGTTTCGAACCTGGACATCTGA